A DNA window from Labrus mixtus chromosome 4, fLabMix1.1, whole genome shotgun sequence contains the following coding sequences:
- the cart2 gene encoding cocaine- and amphetamine-regulated transcript 2 produces the protein MWARAVVCAALLSALCPGGRTEAERDERAVQDYQYANSNRLLGALHEVLEKLQTKRINPWEKKYGQVPSCDLGEHCAVRKGSRIGKMCDCPRGAFCNFFLLKCL, from the exons ATGTGGGCGCGAGCTGTGGTGTGCGCGGCGCTGTTGTCCGCGCTCTGCCCGGGGGGACGGACGGAAGCCGAGAGGGACGAGAGAGCCGTCCAGGACTACCAGTACGCGAACTCCAACCGACTG ctcGGTGCTCTGCATGAAGTCCTGGAGAAGCTGCAGACAAAGAGGATTAATCCCTGGGAGAAGAAGTACGGACAGGTCCCCTCT TGTGACCTCGGCGAGCACTGCGCCGTCAGAAAAGGATCTCGCATCGGGAAGATGTGCGACTGTCCACGAGGAGCTTTCTGCAACTTCTTCCTGCTGAAGTGCTTATGA